From Plasmodium vivax scf_6582 genomic scaffold, whole genome shotgun sequence, the proteins below share one genomic window:
- a CDS encoding variable surface protein Vir15, putative (encoded by transcript PVX_010605A) — protein MYHTYKGILDTWVPNSDNQPPDDCIAFKQELIQEHNNIFKNMHCSQAKHYLNNVERIRNPNNISNACKYFLYWLYIIVLKKDLEKHKILKIYKDVLTAYIDESGNENFRNYVNFFSEETIKKIIKLTEMYDYFYKFKEEQISHENVKCNHAENCIRLYNENIKVCEEGNDYDFCYELDNLKESYDTYMKSYEGCRNLPKTLESYRLYNPATVIITPFSILLVMSLSLFFLYKFTPFGSFFRKRRKNKKKIPDNLDYETHFPPHTSQRVNNYNNNRQYNISYLSSGQ, from the exons ATGTACCATACATACAAAGGAATATTAGACACATGGGTTCCTAATTCAGATAATCAGCCACCAGATGACTGCATTGCCTTTAAACAAGAACTTATTCAAGAacacaataatatatttaaaaatatgcattgTTCACAAGCTAAGCACTATTTAAATAATGTTGAAAGAATCCGTAACCCCAATAATATAAGTAACGCATGTAAATACTTCTTATATTGgttatatattatagttCTCAAGAAGGATttagaaaaacataaaatcttaaaaatatacaaagaTGTGCTAACAGCATATATAGACGAATCTGGTAATGAGAATTTTAGAAATTATGTAAACTTCTTTAGTGAAGaaaccataaaaaaaatcataaaattaacaGAAATGTATGACTACTTTTATAAGTTTAAAGAAGAACAAATATCTCACGAAAATGTTAAATGTAATCATGCAGAAAATTGTATTcgtttatataatgaaaatataaaagtatgTGAAGAAGGCAATGACTATGATTTTTGTTATGAATTAGATAATTTGAAAGAAAGTTATGATACATATATGAAGTCTTACGAAGGTTGTCGTAATTTACCAAAAACTTTAGAATCCTACAGACTCTACAACCCAGCAACAGTTATAATAACCCcattttctatattattaGTAATGAGcctttccttattttttttgtataag TTTACTCCATTTGGATCATTCTttcgaaaaagaagaaaaaataagaaaaaaataccagaTAATCTAGATTATGAAACGCATTTTCCACCACATACATCTCAAAGGGTCAACAACTATAATAATAACAgacaatataatatatcatatttatcATCAGGACAATAa